The following coding sequences are from one Eleginops maclovinus isolate JMC-PN-2008 ecotype Puerto Natales chromosome 11, JC_Emac_rtc_rv5, whole genome shotgun sequence window:
- the supt4h1 gene encoding transcription elongation factor SPT4, with protein MALETVPKDLRHLRACLLCSLVKTIDQFEYDGCDNCESYLQMKGNREMVYECTSSSFDGVISMMSPEDSWVAKWQRIGNFKPGVYAVSVTGRLPPGVVRELKSRGVIYKSRDTAVKS; from the exons ATGGCTTTGGAAACGGTCCCAAAAGACCTTCGCCATTTGCGAGCCTGTCTTCTTTGTTCTTTAGTGAAG ACCATTGACCAGTTTGAATACGACGGTTGTGACAACTGTGAGTCGTACCTTCAGATGAAGGGGAACCGAGAGATGGTTTATGAATGCACAAGTTCCTCTTTCGATGG TGTGATATCCATGATGAGTCCTGAGGACAGCTGGGTAGCTAAATGGCAGAGGATAG GTAACTTCAAGCCGGGTGTTTATGCAGTGTCAGTGACTGGCAGACTTCCCCCAG gcGTTGTGAGAGAGTTGAAAAGCAGAGGAGTAATATACAAATCCAGAGATACGGCAGTGAAGTCATAA